In Candidatus Pantoea bituminis, the genomic window TTTCGGTTGGGCTAATCGTTTGATGCATGTACTTGGCCATGCAGAGATCGAAAAGTGATCTTTCTTCCCGTCACCGTTCGAACCGCGAAGGCGCTGGCTACGCATCTGATCCCATTCCTAAGGGTGAACACGCTGGCCGCCTCTCTGCCATTCGCATTATTTAAGCCAGGTAGGGCAAATTCAGTCGCGTTAAACAGAGTTTCTCACGCAAAAGGGCGTCAATAACCATGCTTGAACTCAATGACATTACACTGTCGTACGGCAGCAACCAGATACTCAAAGGCGTCAATCTTTCGGTAAAACGCGGTGATGTGGTATCAATCATCGGCCCAAGCGGAACCGGGAAAACCACGCTGCTGCGCTGTATCAATTATCTGGCGAAGCCAACGTCCGGTACCATCGCCTTGGACCAAATCCGCATGGATTATCAGTCCACCAACAAAGCGGCAATCAACGCTATTCGCCTGCGAACGGCGATGGTGTTTCAGCAATTCAACGTCTTCAAGAACATGACGGTGATTCAAAACGTGATGGATCCGCTGGTCGTGGTGCAGCGCAAGTCTAAAGAAGAGGCGCGCGACATTGCGATGCAGGAGCTGGAGCGCGTTGGGTTGTCTGCCAAACAAGATCACTATCCTTCGCAGCTCTCTGGCGGGCAGTTGCAGCGCACCGGTATTGCGCGTGCGCTGGCAGTTCGCCCCGATGTGATCCTGTTTGATGAGCCGACTTCCTCATTGGATCCTGAACTGGTCAGTGAAGTGCTTAAAGTGATCAAA contains:
- a CDS encoding amino acid ABC transporter ATP-binding protein, encoding MLELNDITLSYGSNQILKGVNLSVKRGDVVSIIGPSGTGKTTLLRCINYLAKPTSGTIALDQIRMDYQSTNKAAINAIRLRTAMVFQQFNVFKNMTVIQNVMDPLVVVQRKSKEEARDIAMQELERVGLSAKQDHYPSQLSGGQLQRTGIARALAVRPDVILFDEPTSSLDPELVSEVLKVIKEVTSSGITSLLVTHEMQFAKSISNRIVFMDQGVVAAEGSPAEIFDNPATPRLAQFLSSERVL